One segment of Vicia villosa cultivar HV-30 ecotype Madison, WI unplaced genomic scaffold, Vvil1.0 ctg.003712F_1_1, whole genome shotgun sequence DNA contains the following:
- the LOC131641388 gene encoding uncharacterized protein LOC131641388 has translation MPQQQPPYQQQYQPPQQSYQQQGPKKADWEIAIEKMAVQNIAQQITSSQAPGALPSATVTNPREHNNVSAVTTRSGKANEVLEKKVEEEDTLLEVDLEFLENKTPPTEEVILKPFVKEKSTEQKPIIKLPFPQRNKKQKQDEKNFQKFVEMFRKLEINIPFSEALDQMHIYAKFMKDIISKKRTTDTDSVILTETCSAILQGMKIPVKKPDRGSVTIPCTIGDRSFKRALIDLGASASLMPCPSTGNSGLEEFKTPE, from the exons ATGCCTCAGCAACAACCACCTTACCAGCAACAATATCAGCCACCTCAGCAATCCTATCAGCAACAAGGTCCgaagaaagcagattgggagattgccatTGAAAAAATGGCAGTGCAGAAT ATAGCACAGCAGATCACGAGTTCTCAAGCACCAGGTGCTTTACCAAGTGCAACTGTGACAAATCCAAGAGAGCATAATAATGTGAGTGCCGTAACTACAAGAAGTGGAAAAGCAAATGAAGTCCTTGAAAAGAAAGTTGAGGAAGAAGATACACTGCTTGAAGTGGATCTTGAATTCTTAGAAAATAAAACACCACCAACAGAAGAAGTCATATTGAAGCCATTTGTGAAGGAAAAGTCCACTGAGCAAAAGCCCATAATAAAGCTCCCATTTCCACAAAGGAACAAGAAGCAGAAGCAGGACGAGAAAAACTTTCAAAAGTTTGTAGAAATGTTCAGGAAGTTGGAAATCAACATCCCATTCTCTGAGGCACTCGATCAGATGCATATttatgccaaattcatgaaggacatcatATCCAAGAAGCGCACCACTGACACTGACTCTGTTATACTAaccgaaacttgtagtgctattttgcagggtatgaagattccaGTTAAAAAACCAGATAGAGGCTCGGTTACTATtccttgcaccattggagataggTCCTTTAAAAGGGCTCTGATTGATTTGGGGGCTAGTGCGAGCCTTATGCCTTGTCCATCTACAGGAAACTCGGGATTGGAAGAGTTCAAGACAccagaatga